In one window of Dissulfuribacter thermophilus DNA:
- a CDS encoding sigma-54 interaction domain-containing protein, translating into MKDLSKHTNIILESISDGVFTIDLNWRITSFNRAAEKITGTPRREAIGKTCYNVFRSSFCESWCPLKKTIEDGEPVIDKRGFIINADGEKVPISISTAVLRDESGKIIGGAETFRDLSEVEVLQNELKKDFSRGFIASSPAMKKILELVPVISETDTNILITGETGTGKERIARLIHSMGPRNDRPFVAINCGALPDTLLESELFGYKKGAFTGATKDKLGRFSVAKNGTLFLDEIGDTSPAFQVKLLRVLQERTYEPLGSLDRQVLEARIIFATNKDLAEEVKKGRFREDLYYRIKVFELRVPPLRERPEDIPLLVDSLIKKFSLLKGRKIRGISNDALDCMLRYHWPGNVRELENVIERAFLIARDEIIKFEDLPDELRVQRRLSYPKIRAVKDEIEAQTILEALKRNNYNRNQTAKELGIHRATLFRKMKRLGIITPFKDPIVR; encoded by the coding sequence ATGAAGGATCTATCGAAACATACTAATATTATACTTGAGAGCATATCCGATGGGGTTTTCACCATTGACCTCAACTGGAGGATTACGTCTTTTAATAGGGCGGCTGAAAAGATAACAGGAACCCCTAGAAGAGAGGCTATAGGCAAGACATGCTACAATGTTTTTAGGTCCAGCTTTTGCGAGTCATGGTGTCCGCTCAAAAAGACCATAGAAGACGGTGAGCCAGTTATAGACAAAAGGGGATTCATTATAAATGCAGATGGTGAGAAGGTCCCAATTAGTATTTCAACTGCTGTTTTGAGAGACGAAAGTGGAAAGATAATTGGTGGAGCAGAGACTTTTAGGGATCTGAGTGAGGTAGAGGTCCTTCAAAATGAATTGAAAAAGGATTTTTCCCGGGGATTTATAGCATCTAGCCCGGCTATGAAAAAGATACTCGAACTTGTCCCTGTGATTTCAGAGACAGACACAAACATTTTGATTACGGGCGAGACTGGGACAGGAAAGGAGAGGATAGCAAGGCTTATTCATTCAATGGGGCCAAGGAATGATAGGCCATTTGTAGCAATAAATTGTGGTGCCCTGCCAGATACCCTATTGGAATCTGAACTTTTTGGCTACAAAAAAGGTGCCTTCACAGGTGCTACCAAGGACAAACTTGGCCGCTTTTCCGTGGCCAAAAATGGAACCCTCTTCCTTGATGAGATAGGAGACACGAGTCCTGCCTTTCAGGTCAAGTTACTCAGAGTCCTTCAGGAAAGGACCTATGAACCCCTTGGTTCCCTTGATAGACAGGTGCTAGAGGCAAGAATCATATTTGCTACAAATAAGGATCTGGCAGAAGAAGTAAAAAAGGGCAGGTTCAGAGAGGATCTCTATTACCGAATCAAGGTGTTTGAGTTAAGGGTGCCGCCGTTGAGGGAACGTCCCGAGGATATCCCATTGCTTGTGGATTCATTGATTAAAAAATTTTCATTGTTAAAGGGTCGAAAAATTAGAGGGATATCAAATGATGCCCTGGATTGTATGTTGAGGTACCATTGGCCAGGCAATGTGAGAGAACTTGAAAATGTGATCGAAAGGGCCTTTTTGATAGCAAGGGATGAAATAATAAAGTTTGAGGATCTACCAGATGAATTAAGAGTTCAGAGGCGATTGTCTTATCCCAAGATAAGGGCCGTCAAGGATGAAATAGAGGCCCAGACCATTCTGGAGGCATTGAAAAGAAACAATTACAATAGGAATCAGACTGCTAAAGAACTTGGAATCCACAGAGCCACACTTTTCAGAAAGATGAAACGGCTTGGAATTATTACTCCTTTTAAGGATCCTATCGTTCGGTGA
- a CDS encoding NifB/NifX family molybdenum-iron cluster-binding protein gives MARKRIGFSIVGDAIAPVFDVSRNLRVYEMENSRPFDFAAMSRYDVCLDGNYFERAAILKGLGVQLIVCGAISKEFEAILTAIGINIIPFVSGNIHEILWRIVSGHRLVKRFFMPGIKPKNKKEKRR, from the coding sequence ATGGCGAGGAAAAGGATTGGCTTTTCAATTGTTGGGGACGCAATTGCTCCCGTTTTTGATGTTTCAAGAAACCTTAGAGTATATGAAATGGAAAATTCTCGACCATTTGATTTCGCCGCCATGTCAAGATACGACGTTTGTCTTGATGGAAATTATTTTGAAAGGGCAGCAATCCTCAAGGGCCTAGGGGTGCAGCTCATTGTATGTGGTGCCATATCCAAGGAATTTGAGGCAATCCTGACTGCTATAGGAATCAATATTATTCCATTTGTCAGCGGGAATATACATGAAATTTTATGGCGTATAGTTTCAGGGCATAGATTGGTAAAAAGATTCTTTATGCCAGGAATTAAACCAAAAAATAAGAAGGAAAAAAGGAGGTAA
- a CDS encoding DUF5320 domain-containing protein, translating to MLGLNRMGRRGASPRTGRALGLCRGRGLGLGTSGDLSGRGNRGFRCFGFRGFWSRMFSGQAERQTLESRARALRDELRFIEDRLKGLSN from the coding sequence ATGCTAGGCTTAAATAGAATGGGTCGCAGGGGGGCTAGTCCACGGACAGGTAGAGCTCTTGGACTGTGTAGAGGCCGGGGATTAGGCCTAGGGACAAGTGGTGACCTCAGTGGCCGTGGTAATAGAGGCTTTAGATGCTTTGGTTTTAGGGGCTTTTGGAGCCGAATGTTCTCTGGTCAAGCTGAGAGGCAGACTCTGGAATCCAGGGCAAGGGCTCTACGCGACGAACTCAGGTTTATAGAAGATAGGCTAAAAGGCCTTTCAAACTAA
- a CDS encoding MBL fold metallo-hydrolase: protein MIKITALVDDKTGRLKGGHGLSLWIDAFGQGILFDLGQGDVLLDNAKCLGIPIEDADIVVLSHGHYDHLGPLSYCLTQLEKARFFVNPNALKPKFCKKAGKITGIGIYVKNFHNKKVQWVDRPTWIFEDKVGVTGKISLRNKFEMENENFFLDPDGLIQDPFEDEQCMWINTASGLIIFLGCSHRGVINSISTVIDFVGKDEISYLIGGFHLISATKQKILNLINGLRDFKIEHIVPIHCTGQTAKTMLRAEFGNAFIDFSCGDTLICQE from the coding sequence TTGATCAAGATTACCGCTCTAGTTGACGATAAGACAGGTAGATTAAAGGGGGGTCATGGGCTTTCTCTATGGATTGATGCCTTTGGGCAAGGGATTTTGTTTGATCTTGGACAAGGAGATGTCCTCTTAGATAATGCAAAGTGCCTGGGCATCCCCATTGAGGATGCTGACATAGTAGTCTTGAGTCATGGCCATTACGATCATTTGGGGCCACTTTCATATTGTCTGACTCAGTTAGAGAAGGCGAGATTTTTTGTGAATCCCAATGCTCTAAAACCAAAATTTTGCAAAAAGGCGGGCAAAATAACAGGAATTGGAATATATGTGAAAAACTTCCATAATAAAAAGGTGCAATGGGTAGATAGGCCCACGTGGATCTTTGAGGACAAGGTTGGAGTAACAGGTAAGATTAGTCTTAGGAATAAATTCGAAATGGAAAACGAAAATTTTTTTCTGGATCCAGACGGACTAATCCAGGACCCTTTTGAAGATGAGCAGTGCATGTGGATTAATACGGCTTCAGGTCTTATTATTTTTTTGGGATGTTCTCATAGAGGGGTAATAAATTCAATTTCAACAGTAATTGATTTTGTTGGTAAGGATGAGATTTCATATTTGATAGGTGGTTTTCACCTAATCAGTGCAACGAAACAAAAGATATTGAATCTAATAAATGGATTACGAGACTTTAAAATAGAACATATTGTCCCTATTCACTGCACAGGACAGACGGCAAAGACAATGTTAAGGGCTGAATTTGGTAATGCCTTTATAGATTTTTCATGTGGAGATACCTTGATATGCCAAGAATAG
- a CDS encoding class I SAM-dependent methyltransferase: MPRIEPFERFFERYDTWFDNNKTVYQIELSAIQSLFPSDVAYSLEVGVGTGRFAVPLNIRFGIDPSVNMLKIAGLRGIFPILGVAEYLPFKENQFDVVLMVTSICFVDDILKSFKEAKRVLKNTKGSIVVAFVDRESPLGKTYLLKKYENPFYRDAIFYSATEVLQYLKEAGFQEFCIKQTLMEGNYEGIKEGYGEGSFIVIRAN, from the coding sequence ATGCCAAGAATAGAGCCCTTTGAAAGATTTTTTGAACGTTATGATACATGGTTTGACAACAATAAAACCGTGTATCAGATAGAGTTGTCAGCAATTCAGTCACTATTTCCTTCTGATGTTGCTTATTCCCTTGAGGTTGGGGTTGGAACTGGCAGATTCGCTGTCCCATTGAATATCAGGTTTGGCATTGATCCTTCTGTGAATATGTTAAAAATTGCAGGACTTAGAGGGATATTTCCTATTTTGGGTGTAGCTGAATACCTTCCCTTTAAAGAGAATCAATTTGATGTCGTCTTGATGGTTACATCTATTTGCTTTGTGGATGATATCCTCAAGAGCTTTAAGGAGGCCAAAAGAGTTTTAAAAAACACTAAAGGATCTATTGTTGTTGCCTTTGTGGATAGGGAAAGCCCTTTGGGCAAAACATACCTTTTAAAGAAGTATGAAAACCCCTTTTATAGAGATGCCATATTTTATTCGGCTACTGAGGTCCTTCAGTATTTGAAAGAAGCAGGATTTCAAGAATTTTGCATCAAACAGACCCTTATGGAGGGTAATTATGAAGGCATCAAAGAAGGATATGGTGAAGGCTCCTTCATTGTTATAAGGGCCAATTAA